AACTGAAACCTGCGCAGTGCGGGCGGGTCTTTTGGCCCGTGCTTTTTGTTTACTCTTTTTACTTCTGGCGCTTTGCCTTGGGACTTTAATTCCAATTTGTGCTTGAACCAGCGATTGTCTTGCTGTCTCAAACAGTTTGTATTTACCTGTGGTACTACGATCATGTTTGGCGCGTACAAGTAAATCAACACTGGCACAGTTACAGCGCTGATCGTCAAACATGTCAAAGAAATCGCCCTCCCGATTCATGACGTTAATTATAGATGTGTGCGGCATCAAAGCTTTTAATTCCTGACAGTCACGCACTCCTTTAATCCAGGGAAAAGTCTTCTTTTCTTCAATTGGAATTGCAAATGCGGGCCGATTATCGTCTTTTGATTTTGGCTTTGGCGCTGTTACCTCAGATTGCAGGACACCCAGAGGCAGACCTTCGGTGGTTACGACAAGCGTGGAATGCATATGTAAGCCACGACTTTTTGCCCCAGTCTGATTAGAACCAATCACCCCAAGGCCTTCACACTGGTCAAGGCTGTTATAATCAAGATCACTGCCGTCTTGGATACATAACACAGCGCCTTCCGCTTTCATTCGTCGGATCGTTTGTTCACGGTGCGGCAAGAGAATATTAGCCATGGTAACTGCAGAATCATCAGGTTTGTCGATTAAGCGGTAATAAGCTTTAACTTTCGGCCAATTGCCTTCTACCGCGCCACTGTGGGAGCAGCTGGGGTTCATGGCTTGACTATGTCCAATTTCGACAAGTCGACTGCTTAATCGTTGATCACCCAGCAGAGAACCGCCAAATTCGTTTTCCGCCCAGTTTCCACCATCAATACCAAAATGGAGATCAAGAGCGCCCAGGCCACTATTTTCAGGAAGGCCTATCTTGATACGAAAATCTTTATCAAGAGGATAAACATAAATATCCTTTACTGTTTCCTCATGTTTTTTCATTAAATCCTGTCTGCCCCTCCCTTTGGTACGACCAATCCATTGCCAGTTTGCGGCCTTGTAACATGTTCCTCTGTAATGAGTCGTATCAACAAAGTTTTCGAGAAGCCGGGGCCTGTGCCCATAACAAAACTCAAAATCACCGGGAAATTGCTTGATGACCAGACCAAGGGCACGAGAAGCAAGGTTTTTACATGATATACATGAACGAATTAAAAACCGGCTCATATTCACAACGTGGTGTAAACTTTCTTGCCGCATATCCCAATTCCAGCCGATCCATTTGTCACGAGCCTCAAGGTGCAGAGCAGCGGAGCTGAAGCTTATTCCTCCCAGCCAGCCATGTTCTGATTGAACGAGATAACGAAGCTGGCGGCCAACCAATGGTCCCGCGCCTCGTGGATGATCCTGGATCATCAATTCATTCCAGATTCGCATCTCTTCTTCTGTTCCGACAATAATTAGCCGGAATTCAACATCGGAAAAGGTAAGACTAAATGACCGGTTTGTTCAAGTTTGCGTAAAGCCTTTAAACATCCACTGCGTTGTCTATTCCCGCACGGATCAAAAAAGTTGAAATGATCACATAGCTTATCCGCCAGTTTAGTCCGATTTATGTTATCGTTGATATCGAGTATATTGTTAATTTTCTCGATGGCCTCTGGTTGTGTTAGTGTCCGTTTGATTTGATTTTGAGTTTTCATGCCGATAGTGAATACAGAATAGGACAATAAAAGTTCAATTAAAAAATTATGGGTAAAAGGCAGAGTTAGCATAAAGAAAGATTCCCAAACAAACAAGGCAAAAGCCATTAATTAGCATCTGAAAGATACAGAAAACAACGATGGAATATATATCTTACGCACCAACAGGGAAAAACTCAAAGAAAAACAGATATGGAATATCTACAACATGCTTACCGATATAGAAGACGCATTCCGCTGCATGAAGTCTGAATTAGGATTTAGACCAATCCATCACCAGAAAGAATTAAGAGCAGATGG
This DNA window, taken from bacterium, encodes the following:
- a CDS encoding transposase, whose protein sequence is MKDTENNDGIYILRTNREKLKEKQIWNIYNMLTDIEDAFRCMKSELGFRPIHHQKELRADG
- a CDS encoding DUF4338 domain-containing protein, with amino-acid sequence MRIWNELMIQDHPRGAGPLVGRQLRYLVQSEHGWLGGISFSSAALHLEARDKWIGWNWDMRQESLHHVVNMSRFLIRSCISCKNLASRALGLVIKQFPGDFEFCYGHRPRLLENFVDTTHYRGTCYKAANWQWIGRTKGRGRQDLMKKHEETVKDIYVYPLDKDFRIKIGLPENSGLGALDLHFGIDGGNWAENEFGGSLLGDQRLSSRLVEIGHSQAMNPSCSHSGAVEGNWPKVKAYYRLIDKPDDSAVTMANILLPHREQTIRRMKAEGAVLCIQDGSDLDYNSLDQCEGLGVIGSNQTGAKSRGLHMHSTLVVTTEGLPLGVLQSEVTAPKPKSKDDNRPAFAIPIEEKKTFPWIKGVRDCQELKALMPHTSIINVMNREGDFFDMFDDQRCNCASVDLLVRAKHDRSTTGKYKLFETARQSLVQAQIGIKVPRQSARSKKSKQKARAKRPARTAQVSVRST